Sequence from the Prunus persica cultivar Lovell chromosome G5, Prunus_persica_NCBIv2, whole genome shotgun sequence genome:
TAACTTCCtgctaaataaaaatactacgGCTTTGCTACTTTTCCTGTCAAGTGTGGGGAAATGTACTTTTAATAGATAAATTAATATGTTCttagattattttatttcttcaaattcattccattgttaaatagtaaaaaatatatattaataattaaatacccGTTATAGTAGAGATTAGGATATCGCCTGGCTGGCGGGTAATTCCATTAACTTCATagcaaatttataataaaaatattatatttttcatatttgaatttgtgCTTCTGTTCATGTATGGATATGGAACTATATGGGAAAAAATGGATATGCCGACATAAGAGTTTGTTCACCGTAAGCTTATTGCACCATTTTGTATAACTTGCATGATTCATGGTTAGCCTTTCAAAATGAACACTAAGCAAGTCAGTAAATACCCAAAGAGTAGCTAGGCAGCCGCAACCCAAGCAAGCTTCAGAAATTTGCTAATACGATTTACTCAAAAGGATGAGCTCATGAGAACCTGTCATGTATAACTGGCCCAACTTCGAAATTCCAACCTGAATTTACACCACCCACCCTAAACATATGTGCTACAACATACATGAGCAGTCATGCACATCTCTGACCAGCCatcaattcaaaaaaaaatcaacaaaaacaaaaaaatctgtGAGACTGTCAAACTAAGACGGTTAAGTGTGGTAGTTCTGAGGATTGCCATTCTAACATGGTGCACAGAGAAATGCATCCAACAAGGGGCCATCTCCTCTTTGGCAGGTCAACAACGAGAGTTGAATTGAAGTGGTTTCCTTGAATCAATTGGAGCATGTCAAAACGGAGAAGCGGGCATGTCAAAATGGATAAGCATCAAGAAATTCGGATTGGATTCTTCCCAGCAACTTCAGAGTACCATGACTTCCATGCTTCCATATAATGAGAAAACAGATCCTTCAAAGCTGCAAGATATAGCAAAACATTTGATTTAGTAATTTTGAATCCAATTGGGGCTGGTTAATTTTAATTGGGATTTCTATTTCTATAACAGGTTGATTTCCTAAGGCTAGTTGGGTTGTCTTCTTGGCTCTATTTCCATGCGGAGTTTGGGTAGCATGTTAAAACCTAATGGAAGATAATTGAATATTGAATTGGTATTGCAAATTGAAACCTAGGTTCCTCCCTCTTGTTATATTCTTCCCTCACCTAGTCTCCTGTcctgtttctttctcttcccaATTCTCTTCCCACTTCTCTTCCCTTTCTCCCACTATTTTCTCCTGGTCCTACATCAAAAAGGTTTACCAAGGCTGATGATACTCATAGATCATTTAAGAGAAAAAGTGGAGCTCTCAAGAGAAAAGGAGGGTCCATCATTCATCTGTAGATATAAAAACTAATGAAGTTCCTTATCCCCTTCTTTGGTTTCCTGATGTGAATTTAAACCTATAAATAATTGATCGTTGACAGCTAAATCATAATTGATAAAACAGCTATGTTTATAATTCAAATCTACTGCATGATGAATCATGAGATGGTACCTTGGTTTTGATACTGAGGACGATATGTAGAGGTCAACTTCTCCCAGTCATGAACCCTCCTCATGTTGCTGTTCCCGGGTTTGGCAATAGTGACAGGAGCAAAAGGACCAAACTGATAGCTCTTTGAACCATCTTTTGAGTCCTCCAAATCATGTTGCCTTTGTTTTTGTGCATCCAACTCCCCACCAATAGAAGATTCCAGCTTGCCCCTCTTAGAAATGACGTTTGTGATATCTGTACCAAATGCTCTTTTTCTAGACTCGTTTGGAACCAAATTCTCCTCTTTACCTCTCAATCCCAACCACTTAAATGCAGGTTTCCTTGTATCTGGTGTGTGGGTCTGTGTATTTTTCATGAGGAAAAAATAACGTTCAATTTGTGCAAAAAACAAGTGTAGCTGTTAACTAATTTTGAATTCTAAAATTCTGCaagtttcatttcttttttctatctAGGATTTAAATAAGTGTTTTTACCTTCTCAATGAGATTCATGGAGGACAAAACATTTGCAATATCATAAATCCGCCTTACTTTAGCTGCTTCATCAAGTGGAGCAAAAATTATTAGTCATGAGTTTCATCTCCATTTTATGTGATATATGACCAATAGCAAACAAAGCAAGGATAAATGTATTACTTCTCATTGCTGATGCACTCTGTGCATCCCCAAGCAATAACTTGGCAACATCATCAAGGGAGATCATTTCTTCCTACAAATTCAAGCAGTCACATCAAAGATGGCCCAAAATTACATACTAGACTAATCACAGTTTTATAGAATGAGCAAGTAACAATCTACTATTTTACTCACAGCGGAGCAGACAAAGAGCTTCACGAAATTCTGCGTAAGAAGCGCCAGAGACTTTTCCCTTCTATTATCTGCAAAGATTAACAACCAAGATAACAGAGACAATCTTAGGACATCACCAAAAATATCATTCATAGTAATTGAATATCCCCTCACAATTAGCCCAGAGCTGTAAAAACTGAAAAGAGAAGTCTATAGTTTACACGGTGAGATTGACTCAATAAATTGTATATGgaaatccaaaatccaaagCACCTGACCAATCTTGAAAGCGCTGAACCAAAGTTTACCTGGTTTTTGGTCTGCTGGAGGTTGAGGATTGACAGTAGGGTTGGACTTGTCGTTCAGCTGACTCCCACATCTctcttcatcatcctcatcatctgAAACCTGTGAAAACAGGAAAGTAACAAAATCTTGAATTATTGAaccgaaaattaaaattttaaaaataaataaattcgaAAACCTTAAGAAAACCCCAAAACAATTACCTTTGCATCGTCGTTGCCAGCAAAGTTAATGCAATTCTCTCTTAGACCCTCTTCCTATCATACCATAAAAAATTCAAGTAAGTACCGACAAAGACCCAGAtgttaaaaatcaaaaataaaagaaaaaatattaccAGATCTGAAGCGTAATAATAAATTGTGAGAAAGAAATACCCTGAGCTCTTGTAACGCGTTAGGGATTGCCCCAAATCCTTTCCAAGAAT
This genomic interval carries:
- the LOC18776748 gene encoding E2F transcription factor-like E2FE isoform X2 — its product is MAAPAAPPSGPSTRKHGYSRKQKSLGLLCSNFLGLYNRDGVTSIGLDDAASRLGVERRRIYDIVNVLESVGVLARKAKNQYSWKGFGAIPNALQELREEGLRENCINFAGNDDAKVSDDEDDEERCGSQLNDKSNPTVNPQPPADQKPDNRREKSLALLTQNFVKLFVCSAEEMISLDDVAKLLLGDAQSASAMRTKVRRIYDIANVLSSMNLIEKTHTPDTRKPAFKWLGLRGKEENLVPNESRKRAFGTDITNVISKRGKLESSIGGELDAQKQRQHDLEDSKDGSKSYQFGPFAPVTIAKPGNSNMRRVHDWEKLTSTYRPQYQNQALKDLFSHYMEAWKSWYSEVAGKNPIRIS
- the LOC18776748 gene encoding E2F transcription factor-like E2FE isoform X1; translated protein: MAAPAAPPSGPSTRKHGYSRKQKSLGLLCSNFLGLYNRDGVTSIGLDDAASRLGVERRRIYDIVNVLESVGVLARKAKNQYSWKGFGAIPNALQELREEGLRENCINFAGNDDAKVSDDEDDEERCGSQLNDKSNPTVNPQPPADQKPDNRREKSLALLTQNFVKLFVCSAEEMISLDDVAKLLLGDAQSASAMRTAKVRRIYDIANVLSSMNLIEKTHTPDTRKPAFKWLGLRGKEENLVPNESRKRAFGTDITNVISKRGKLESSIGGELDAQKQRQHDLEDSKDGSKSYQFGPFAPVTIAKPGNSNMRRVHDWEKLTSTYRPQYQNQALKDLFSHYMEAWKSWYSEVAGKNPIRIS